Proteins encoded by one window of Bauldia sp.:
- a CDS encoding MIP family channel protein has product MISGSVKKYLAELIGTAVLVLFGCGSVVIGTYNGVFPIGMLPVAFAFGLSVTAMAYAIGPVSGCHINPAVTVAMVVAGRMEINEAIGYIVSQLVGGIVGALLLYVILSGKGGGYDIAVGGLGQNGWGPGYQGGYSIASAILVEIIATFVFTAVILGVTHRSQSTANHPAGLIIGLTLVLIHIVFIQVTGVSVNPARSLGPAIFVGGQALAQVWLFLVMPLIGGAIAGWAFRSKILLSE; this is encoded by the coding sequence ATGATCTCGGGTTCCGTCAAGAAATACCTCGCCGAACTGATCGGCACGGCGGTTCTGGTGCTGTTTGGCTGCGGCTCGGTCGTGATCGGCACGTACAACGGCGTCTTCCCGATCGGCATGCTGCCGGTGGCCTTTGCGTTCGGCCTGTCGGTGACGGCGATGGCCTACGCCATCGGCCCGGTCTCCGGCTGCCACATCAACCCGGCGGTGACGGTGGCGATGGTCGTCGCCGGCCGCATGGAGATCAACGAGGCGATCGGCTACATCGTCTCGCAACTGGTCGGCGGCATCGTCGGCGCGCTGCTGCTCTACGTCATCCTGAGCGGCAAGGGCGGCGGCTACGACATCGCCGTCGGCGGGCTCGGCCAGAACGGCTGGGGCCCGGGCTATCAGGGCGGCTACAGCATCGCCTCGGCGATCCTCGTCGAAATCATCGCGACGTTCGTCTTCACGGCGGTGATCCTCGGCGTCACGCACCGCTCGCAGTCGACCGCGAACCATCCGGCCGGCCTGATCATCGGCCTGACGCTGGTGCTGATCCACATCGTCTTCATCCAGGTCACCGGCGTCTCGGTGAACCCGGCGCGCAGCCTCGGCCCGGCGATCTTCGTCGGCGGCCAGGCACTGGCGCAGGTCTGGCTGTTCCTGGTGATGCCGCTGATCGGCGGCGCCATCGCGGGCTGGGCGTTCCGCAGCAAGATACTGCTGTCGGAGTAG
- the katG gene encoding catalase/peroxidase HPI, whose product MDAKTDKRTGGRTNRDWWPKQLNINILNQNSSRSDPMGTDFNYAAEFKKLDLNAVVADLRALMTSSQPWWPADFGHYGGLFIRMAWHSAGTYRITDGRGGAGGGQQRFAPLNSWPDNANLDKARRLLWPIKQKYGRQISWADLFVLTGNVALESMGFKTFGFAGGRADTWEPEELYWGPEGTWLGDSRYSGERQLEHPLGAVQMGLIYVNPEGPNGKPDPLAAARDIRETFFRMAMNDEETVALIAGGHSFGKTHGAGDPSLVGPEPEGENIAAQGLGWKGGHGTGMAGDTITSGLEVTWTQTPTKWSNYFFDNLFNFEWELTKSPAGAQQWQAKNAPATIPDAHDPSKKRVPTMLTTDLALRFDPAYEKISRRFHEHPDQFADAFARAWFKLTHRDMGPRVRYLGPLVPKEVLIWQDPVPAVDHPLVDDKDVADLKAKVLASGLSVSELVSTAWASASTFRGSDKRGGANGARIRLAPQKDWEVNQPKQLAKVLPILEGIQKAFNGSAAGGKKISLADLIVLAGGAAVEKAAKDAGIDVKVPFTPGRGDASQEQTDVQSFAALEPRADGFRNYLGPRQFMLPEEALVDRAQLLRLTSPEMTVLLGGLRVLGANAGQSKHGVFTKKPGALTNDFFINLLDMSTEWKATDDAEQVFEGRDRKTGEIKWTGTRVDLIFGSHAQLRALAEVYGSSDAHAKFVKDFAAAWAKVMNADRFG is encoded by the coding sequence ATGGACGCGAAAACCGACAAGCGTACGGGCGGCAGGACCAACCGCGACTGGTGGCCGAAGCAGCTCAACATCAACATCCTCAACCAGAATTCCTCCCGGTCCGATCCCATGGGCACGGACTTCAACTACGCGGCGGAGTTCAAGAAGCTCGACCTCAACGCGGTCGTCGCCGACCTGCGCGCCCTGATGACCAGTTCGCAGCCGTGGTGGCCGGCGGATTTCGGCCACTACGGCGGCCTGTTCATCCGCATGGCGTGGCACAGCGCCGGCACCTACCGCATCACCGACGGACGCGGCGGCGCCGGCGGCGGCCAGCAGCGCTTCGCGCCGCTCAACTCGTGGCCGGACAACGCCAACCTCGACAAGGCGCGCCGCCTGCTCTGGCCGATCAAGCAGAAGTACGGCCGCCAGATTTCGTGGGCCGATCTTTTCGTGCTCACCGGCAACGTCGCGCTGGAGTCGATGGGTTTCAAGACGTTCGGCTTCGCCGGCGGCCGCGCCGACACGTGGGAGCCGGAGGAACTCTACTGGGGCCCGGAAGGCACGTGGCTGGGCGACTCGCGCTACAGCGGCGAGCGCCAGCTCGAGCATCCGCTGGGCGCGGTGCAGATGGGCCTCATCTACGTCAACCCGGAAGGTCCGAACGGCAAGCCCGATCCGCTGGCGGCGGCGCGCGACATCCGCGAGACGTTCTTCCGCATGGCGATGAACGATGAGGAGACCGTTGCGCTGATCGCCGGCGGCCACAGCTTCGGCAAGACGCACGGCGCCGGCGATCCGTCGCTGGTCGGTCCCGAGCCGGAAGGCGAAAACATCGCCGCCCAGGGTCTCGGCTGGAAGGGCGGTCACGGCACCGGCATGGCCGGCGACACCATCACCAGCGGGCTTGAGGTGACGTGGACGCAGACGCCGACCAAGTGGAGCAACTACTTCTTCGACAACCTGTTCAATTTCGAATGGGAGCTGACGAAGAGCCCGGCCGGCGCGCAGCAGTGGCAGGCGAAGAATGCGCCGGCGACGATCCCCGATGCGCACGACCCGTCGAAGAAGCGCGTGCCGACGATGCTGACCACCGATCTCGCGCTGCGCTTCGATCCGGCCTACGAGAAAATCTCGCGCCGCTTCCATGAGCATCCCGATCAGTTCGCCGATGCCTTCGCGCGCGCGTGGTTCAAGCTGACCCATCGCGACATGGGCCCGCGGGTGCGCTACCTCGGCCCGCTGGTGCCGAAGGAAGTGCTGATCTGGCAGGACCCGGTGCCCGCCGTCGATCATCCGCTGGTCGACGACAAGGACGTCGCCGACCTCAAGGCGAAGGTTCTGGCGTCCGGCCTGTCGGTGTCCGAACTCGTCTCGACTGCGTGGGCCTCGGCCTCGACCTTCCGCGGCTCCGACAAGCGCGGCGGCGCCAATGGCGCCCGCATCCGTCTCGCGCCGCAGAAGGACTGGGAGGTCAACCAGCCGAAGCAGCTCGCCAAGGTGCTGCCGATCCTGGAGGGCATCCAGAAGGCGTTCAACGGATCGGCTGCCGGCGGCAAGAAGATCTCGCTCGCCGACCTGATCGTCCTTGCCGGCGGCGCCGCCGTCGAGAAGGCCGCTAAGGACGCCGGCATCGACGTCAAGGTGCCCTTCACGCCGGGCCGCGGGGATGCCTCGCAGGAGCAGACCGACGTGCAGTCGTTCGCCGCGCTGGAGCCGCGCGCCGACGGCTTCCGCAACTATCTCGGGCCGCGCCAGTTCATGCTGCCCGAGGAAGCGCTGGTCGACCGGGCGCAGTTGCTGCGGCTGACCTCGCCGGAGATGACGGTGCTGCTCGGTGGCCTGCGTGTGCTTGGCGCCAATGCCGGGCAGTCGAAGCACGGCGTCTTCACGAAGAAGCCGGGCGCGCTCACCAACGACTTCTTCATCAACCTGCTCGACATGAGCACGGAGTGGAAGGCGACCGACGACGCCGAGCAGGTGTTCGAAGGCCGCGACCGCAAGACCGGCGAGATCAAGTGGACGGGAACGCGAGTCGATCTGATCTTCGGCTCGCACGCCCAACTCCGCGCGCTGGCCGAGGTCTACGGCTCCAGCGACGCCCACGCGAAGTTCGTCAAGGATTTCGCCGCGGCGTGGGCCAAGGTGATGAACGCCGACCGCTTCGGCTGA